One Amaranthus tricolor cultivar Red isolate AtriRed21 chromosome 10, ASM2621246v1, whole genome shotgun sequence genomic window carries:
- the LOC130825216 gene encoding FIP1[V]-like protein isoform X3: MVQVDVFVSFLRTIMDVDIHTIEHKPWSYPGADVTDYFNFGFDEESWRNYCRSLDQLRGQMLSQTGNQVNENLSFKLENGFRPSMELQSDELAGAQAIPSGLKIQPSHELDFSTREFKKQIGQAIHVKDSNIERQPSADARRPRISDSNVIIQLTMQDPVEPSRSRSEELDNALETQYKSSEKRCGNGNPELEAEKSGGSKAYEMGKVSFEERFRCSSMSSDCKRSHESAAVSSQVHQHFDDHRKVQKSKLEVLASQKAETINSSMEDVDYGSSSHSRSYSNSWSEASKDDHCDSRRTRVSRRIQDTRSLSSNSIKENINVDYQCSRKKVDIKKAKESGGKYCLRVKNSIDVRVKKNKPRVRRRLEVKIRTGFDEDNGRIDIADNYGGVGCAKAHRRRIEEWYPSSDDDDYWPSHREDNSSPGWYERKTVENRLQKECSSNFDQQDHWGLRDEGDLFIRRKRDKEQFFFDRKTQRRGVIVKKDWHLRERECIIKDEKPYFHDRRHSTLNFSSSHDVDWSELQREYNDDHFVQRSKHRRALQHRYLDERVNSRFVRSNPLDDRHSKYLDSDIEHESCLWRSGRELRSFDEEDEYFEGPLTVDYARYTVDDEDEYWNRHTSAYIHDNCDVSFTYDNRRLQNTLIRDDADDLQLYQRYERHSRSISAKRGTSNRQANNRRDAYSRQCRARYLDEEDYFEKRKNVSESKFTTWTKDAEFDGYLDNSFRGKNMSGSFKGAPRPKWYGSKNGFSPTRMDMPLRGNFGVVSDGVCKSEFKLSTRANSEENRLWGWNSMEMQHVVREKKSTAKNLKAGPTGDSCGVADGGYRKQFKRQRKQNEGFSNRTMGNNDQNTEASLEKLPVRNQDLTSALKEGQISTEEPKTEVFKVKKYSFDSAQNDSLKGRLSQKIHTSQKGNCVYDENRILETMAKMEKRRERFKDPILVKKDTDSDSKLEDKKSVEMAESKVQRPARKRKWGGS; encoded by the exons GATCAATTACGCGGACAAATGCTCAGTCAGACTGGGAACCAAGTTAATGAAAACTTAAGTTTCAAGCTG GAAAATGGATTTCGACCTAGTATGGAGCTACAGTCTGATGAATTGGCTGGAGCACAAGCTATCCCTAGTGGGCTTAAAATACAACCCTCTCATGAGTTAGATTTTTCTACCAGGGAATTTAAAAAG CAAATCGGCCAAGCTATCCATGTAAAAGATAGCAATATTGAGCGTCAGCCGTCTGCAGATGCTAGGCGTCCACGTATTTCTGATTCCAATGTTATCATACAG CTAACCATGCAAGATCCAGTAGAGCCATCTAGATCACGCAGTGAGGAACTAGACAATGCACTTGAAACTCAATACAAAAGCTCAGAGAAAAGGTGTGGCAATGGGAATCCTGAGCTGGAAGCCGAGAAATCTGGTGGCTCCAAGGCTTATGAAATGGGGAAGGTATCATTTGAGGAAAGGTTTCGATGTTCAAGTATGTCATCTGATTGCAAAAG ATCACACGAGTCTGCAGCGGTATCCAGTCAGGTGCATCAGCATTTTGATGATCATAGAAAAGTTCAGAAATCAAAGCTGGAAGTACTAGCTTCGCAAAAGGCTGAAACCATTAACAGCTCGATGGAGGATGTTGATTATGGTTCCAGTAGCCACTCCCGGTCTTATTCAAATAGTTGGTCTGAGGCATCAAAAGATGATCATTGTGATTCGAGAAGAACTCGAGTTTCAAGAAGAATTCAAGACACAAGATCATTATCATCAAATTCCATAAAGGAAAATATTAATGTGGATTATCAATGTTCGAGAAAAAAAGTGGATATTAAGAAAGCGAAAGAAAGTGGTGGTAAGTATTGTTTGAGAGTAAAAAATTCCATTGATGTAAGGGTCAAGAAAAACAAGCCGAGGGTTCGTAGACGTTTGGAGGTTAAGATCCGTACTGGTTTTGATGAGGATAATGGTCGAATTGACATTGCAGATAACTATGGTGGTGTGGGTTGTGCAAAGGCTCACCGCCGCAGGATTGAAGAATGGTACCCTTcttctgatgatgatgattattggcCTAGTCACAGGGAGGATAACTCTTCTCCTGGCTGGTATGAGAGAAAAACTGTTGAAAACCGGCTCCAAAAAGAATGCTCTAGTAATTTTGATCAACAAGATCATTGGGGGTTAAGAGATGAAGGAGACTTGTTTATACGAAGAAAGAGGGATAAAGAGCAATTCTTTTTTGATAGAAAAACACAAAGGAGAGGTGTAATTGTTAAAAAAGATTGGCATCTTCGAGAAAGAGAGTGTATCATTAAGGACGAGAAACCTTACTTCCATGATCGAAGACATTCTACTTTGAATTTTTCTTCCTCCCATGACGTCGATTGGTCTGAACTACAAAGGGAATATAATGATGATCATTTCGTTCAAAGAAGTAAACATAGACGGGCTTTGCAACATAGATATCTTGATGAGCGAGTTAACAGTAGATTTGTGAGGTCCAATCCCTTGGATGACAGGCATAGCAAGTATTTAGATTCAGATATTGAACATGAAAGTTGCTTGTGGCGTTCTGGAAGAGAATTAAGATCATTTGATGAGGAGGACGAGTACTTTGAAGGTCCATTGACCGTGGATTATGCTCGATATACtgtagatgatgaagatgaataCTGGAATAGACACACCTCTGCATATATTCATGATAATTGTGATGTATCTTTTACCTATGATAATAGAAGACTTCAAAATACCCTCATTAGAGATGATGCAGATGACCTTCAATTGTATCAGAGATATGAAAGACATAGTAGGTCTATCTCTGCCAAGAGGGGCACCAGTAACAGACAAGCAAATAATCGTAGGGATGCTTATAGTAGGCAATGTCGTGCTAGATACCTTGATGAGGAGGACTactttgaaaaaagaaaaaatgtttCTGAGTCGAAATTTACGACTTGGACTAAAGATGCAGAGTTTGATGGATATTTGGATAATAGTTTCCGTGGGAAGAACATGTCCGGTTCTTTCAAAGGTGCTCCAAGACCAAAATGGTATGGCAGTAAGAATGGATTTTCACCTACTAGGATGGATATGCCTTTGAGGGGCAACTTTGGGGTGGTGAGTGATGGTGTTTGTAAATCCGAGTTTAAGTTGTCAACAAGAGCTAATTCTGAAGAGAATAGGCTATGGGGTTGGAATTCAATGGAAATGCAGCATGTTGTTAGGGAAAAAAAG TCAACTGCAAAAAATCTGAAGGCTGGACCTACTGGTGACTCTTGCGGAGTTGCTGATGGGGGTTACCGAAAACAATTCAAGAGGCAACGGAAACAAAATGAAGGTTTTTCTAACAGAACAATGGGGAACAACGATCAAAATACTGAAGCGTCACTAGAGAAGCTACCTGTCAGGAACCAAGACCTTACTTCTGCCCTGAAAGAGGGTCAAATATCAACAGAAGAACCCAAAACTGAAGTTTTCAAAGTGAAGAAGTATAGTTTTGACTCGGCTCAGAATGACTCGCTGAAAGGAAGATTGTCTCAAAAAATACATACGAGTCAGAAAGGTAATTGTGTATATGATGAGAATCGGATTCTTGAGACAATGGCAAAGATGGAGAAACGTAGGGAACGCTTTAAGGATCCCATACTTGTGAAAAAGGACACAGATTCTGATTCTAAGCTAGAAGACAAAAAATCAGTTGAAATGGCTGAATCCAAGGTACAAAGGCCAGCAAGAAAAAGGAAATGGGGTGGAAGCTAA